In Campylobacter concisus, a single window of DNA contains:
- the dnaE gene encoding DNA polymerase III subunit alpha encodes MSENSSFTHLHLHTEYSLLDGANKIKELAHVLHDRGDTAAAITDHGNMFGAIDFYKAMKKEGIKPLIGIEAYVHNGEQLDDKSTKQRFHLILIAKNETGYKNLMYLSSMSYIEGFYYYPRINKRILKEHSEGLVCSSACLQGEVSWHLNLSDRNVKFGAKGYERAKEVALEYKEIFGDDFYLEIMRHGIGDQKRIDDDILRIAKETGIKVIATNDTHYTFKERADAHEVFMCIAMNKTLDDPNRLRHSVHEFFVKSKEQMSELFLDIPEVIENTQEIVDKCNLEIKLGNPTPPNFKFTLEYAKERNLTLPEPENRYSFKNDAVFFEYECRKGLEERLKFVPENLHDEYKKRLEIEIGIINKMNFPGYMMIVWDFINEAKSRGVPVGPGRGSAAGSLVAYSLKITDLDPIPYNLLFERFLNPERVSMPDIDVDFCQSRRGEIIDYVTQKYGKFNVAGVITFGKLLAKGVIRDVARVCDMPYAEADAMAKLIPDELGITLKDAYEKEPKIAELISQNPKAAKIWKFALDLEGLNRNAGQHAAGVVISNEELWNKTPLFRQPNSPEDRYVTQYSLKYLEDVDLIKFDFLGLKTLTVIDNAIKLVKQRTGKDIIWEQIDKNDSNVYKMIQSGQAIGIFQIEGEGMRKLGTSLRPDCFEDIVAMLALYRPGPMESGMLDDFVKRKHGEAEITYSFKELEPILAPTYGVIVYQEQVMQIVQAIGGFSLGGADLVRRAMGKKIKEEMDRLKGEFVKGAEAKGLNGQKADDLFELIVKFAGYGFNKSHSAAYAYVTFQTAYLKAYYPAEFMAALLTSEESNVDKIVRYIDEIKRINIDTLPPSINKSTKEFSVVKNGDHDGIIFGLGAIKGVGGAAIENIITEREANGEFKSMDDFVSRIDPFKVNKKVFESLIKAGCFDEFGFSRKMLMQNVENIIEACKSAAQIRKNAVESLFGEDESMNGVKINFVTINDEFDIKQILKFEQESVGIYLSGHPLDDYKDEINKIKYTLSSEFESLPQSAEILVVGKIEDFSTRITKSGKKMGTINVLDFHGNIEIAVFERELGNIEDIVKDEAKRDLPYAFRINITKDDQFVRTNLNEVYSLEDAQNLDFKTRKLKQNSKFSKNEETSAPQKVREYAELEVLLCLSELSKDKITSLYNLGYNEHIKSGTNNDKRLVIKIKNENTAQIFVYKTKFVVNDSFKEKALQAIAC; translated from the coding sequence ATGAGTGAAAATTCTAGCTTTACACACCTACATTTACACACCGAATACTCCCTACTTGACGGAGCGAACAAGATAAAAGAGCTAGCTCACGTGCTTCATGATAGAGGCGACACAGCAGCGGCGATTACTGATCACGGCAATATGTTTGGAGCGATAGATTTTTACAAGGCGATGAAAAAAGAGGGGATAAAACCGCTAATTGGCATCGAAGCTTACGTTCATAATGGCGAGCAGCTTGATGACAAGAGTACTAAACAGCGCTTTCACCTTATACTAATCGCCAAAAACGAGACTGGCTATAAAAATTTAATGTATCTTAGCTCTATGAGCTACATCGAGGGCTTTTACTACTATCCTCGTATAAATAAAAGAATTTTAAAAGAGCACAGCGAGGGCTTGGTTTGTAGCTCTGCTTGCTTGCAGGGCGAGGTGAGTTGGCATCTAAATTTAAGTGATCGCAATGTGAAATTTGGCGCAAAGGGCTATGAGAGAGCAAAAGAGGTCGCGCTTGAGTATAAAGAAATTTTTGGAGATGACTTTTATCTTGAGATCATGCGTCACGGCATCGGCGATCAAAAACGCATTGATGATGATATTTTACGCATCGCTAAAGAGACTGGCATAAAGGTTATCGCTACAAACGATACTCACTACACTTTTAAAGAGCGAGCTGACGCGCATGAGGTTTTTATGTGTATCGCGATGAACAAAACTTTAGATGATCCAAACCGACTTCGCCACAGCGTCCATGAGTTTTTTGTAAAAAGCAAAGAGCAGATGAGTGAGCTATTTTTAGATATCCCTGAAGTGATAGAAAACACCCAAGAGATCGTGGATAAGTGCAATCTTGAGATCAAGCTTGGCAACCCAACTCCGCCAAATTTTAAATTTACACTTGAGTATGCTAAAGAGAGAAATTTAACACTTCCAGAGCCTGAAAATAGATATAGCTTTAAAAATGATGCTGTATTTTTTGAATATGAATGTAGAAAGGGGCTTGAAGAGAGGCTAAAATTTGTCCCTGAAAATTTACATGACGAATACAAAAAGCGTCTTGAGATAGAGATTGGCATCATAAACAAAATGAATTTCCCAGGCTATATGATGATCGTTTGGGACTTCATAAATGAGGCTAAAAGTAGAGGTGTGCCAGTTGGTCCAGGACGTGGTTCTGCGGCTGGTAGCTTGGTCGCTTACTCGCTAAAGATCACTGACCTTGACCCGATCCCATACAACCTACTTTTTGAGAGATTTCTAAACCCGGAGCGTGTTAGTATGCCAGATATCGACGTGGATTTTTGTCAAAGTAGGCGTGGCGAAATAATTGACTATGTTACGCAAAAATATGGAAAATTTAACGTTGCTGGCGTTATTACATTTGGTAAATTGCTTGCAAAAGGTGTCATTAGAGATGTTGCTAGGGTTTGTGATATGCCTTACGCCGAAGCCGATGCGATGGCAAAGCTAATACCTGATGAACTTGGTATTACACTAAAAGATGCTTATGAAAAAGAGCCAAAGATAGCTGAGCTAATAAGTCAAAATCCAAAGGCAGCTAAAATTTGGAAATTTGCACTTGATCTTGAGGGGCTAAATAGAAACGCCGGCCAGCACGCAGCAGGTGTCGTTATCTCAAATGAGGAGCTATGGAATAAAACTCCGCTTTTTCGTCAGCCAAATAGCCCAGAAGATCGATATGTTACGCAGTATAGCCTTAAGTATCTTGAGGATGTGGATTTAATTAAATTTGACTTTCTTGGACTAAAAACACTAACGGTTATCGATAATGCCATAAAGCTGGTAAAACAACGAACTGGCAAGGATATCATTTGGGAGCAGATCGATAAAAACGATTCTAATGTTTATAAAATGATACAAAGCGGCCAAGCGATAGGAATTTTCCAAATCGAGGGCGAGGGCATGAGAAAGCTAGGAACTAGCTTGCGTCCAGACTGCTTCGAGGATATCGTCGCGATGCTAGCACTCTACCGACCAGGACCGATGGAAAGTGGTATGCTTGATGACTTTGTCAAAAGAAAACATGGCGAGGCGGAGATAACATACTCATTTAAAGAGCTTGAGCCAATCCTTGCGCCAACATACGGTGTAATCGTCTATCAAGAACAAGTTATGCAAATCGTTCAAGCCATAGGCGGCTTTAGCCTTGGCGGGGCGGACCTTGTACGCCGTGCGATGGGTAAAAAGATCAAAGAAGAGATGGACAGACTAAAGGGTGAGTTTGTAAAAGGAGCTGAGGCAAAAGGGCTAAATGGACAAAAAGCAGACGATCTTTTCGAGCTAATTGTAAAATTTGCAGGATATGGCTTTAATAAATCTCACTCCGCAGCTTACGCTTATGTTACCTTTCAAACAGCTTATCTTAAGGCCTATTACCCAGCTGAATTTATGGCTGCACTTCTTACAAGCGAGGAGAGCAACGTCGATAAGATCGTTCGCTATATCGATGAGATAAAGCGTATAAATATCGATACTTTGCCGCCATCTATCAACAAATCAACTAAAGAATTTAGCGTCGTTAAAAATGGCGATCATGACGGCATTATCTTTGGGCTTGGTGCGATTAAAGGTGTTGGCGGAGCGGCTATTGAAAACATTATCACTGAGCGTGAAGCAAATGGCGAGTTTAAGAGTATGGACGACTTTGTCTCAAGGATCGATCCATTTAAAGTAAATAAAAAGGTCTTTGAAAGCCTTATAAAAGCTGGTTGCTTTGATGAGTTTGGCTTTAGTCGCAAGATGCTTATGCAAAATGTAGAAAATATCATAGAAGCTTGCAAAAGTGCTGCTCAGATCCGTAAAAATGCAGTTGAGAGCTTGTTTGGCGAAGATGAGAGCATGAACGGTGTGAAGATAAATTTTGTCACGATAAATGATGAATTTGACATCAAACAAATTTTAAAATTTGAGCAAGAGAGCGTTGGTATCTACCTCTCAGGCCACCCGCTTGATGATTATAAAGACGAGATCAACAAGATAAAATATACTCTAAGCTCAGAATTTGAGAGTTTGCCACAAAGTGCTGAAATTTTAGTAGTTGGTAAGATCGAGGACTTTAGCACAAGGATAACCAAAAGTGGCAAGAAAATGGGCACTATAAACGTCCTTGATTTTCACGGAAATATCGAGATCGCAGTCTTTGAAAGAGAGCTTGGCAACATCGAAGATATAGTAAAAGATGAAGCAAAACGCGACCTGCCTTATGCTTTTAGGATAAATATCACAAAAGATGATCAATTTGTAAGGACAAATTTAAACGAGGTTTATAGCCTAGAAGATGCACAAAATTTAGACTTTAAGACAAGAAAGCTAAAACAAAACTCTAAATTTTCTAAAAATGAAGAGACGAGCGCCCCTCAAAAAGTAAGAGAGTATGCTGAGCTAGAGGTGCTTTTATGCCTTAGTGAGCTTAGCAAAGATAAGATAACTAGCCTTTATAATCTTGGCTATAACGAACATATAAAAAGTGGCACAAACAATGATAAACGTCTTGTTATTAAGATAAAAAATGAAAATACGGCTCAAATTTTTGTCTATAAGACAAAATTTGTTGTAAATGATAGCTTTAAAGAAAAAGCACTTCAAGCAATAGCTTGCTAA
- a CDS encoding universal stress protein — MKYKKLLFPIGAGDDIEPRIYGALKVAQWFNTHMEIMTCQLDPSVVYNMKMTLRGGVLFEEFLKSAKSELAVEHEENEKIFNKICAELGIKVTSEIIEDVCTANFTIHSGKRSAIVEQESKFCDLVVAAVPLDGKITGTFESAVLKSGKNAIVIPRKMREFKADNILVSWTGTTQSSRALTGSIDLLKKAKKVQCITSKASLGDNAELNLKKLEEYFKIHGISATFEVIATTMIPGEALLKAAIDRNADLIVASRYGENGLMEMVLGGTSRFFLEHTNIPVYL, encoded by the coding sequence ATGAAATACAAAAAGTTGCTTTTTCCAATAGGAGCTGGAGACGATATCGAGCCAAGAATTTATGGTGCCCTAAAGGTTGCTCAGTGGTTTAACACACACATGGAAATTATGACTTGCCAGCTTGATCCAAGCGTAGTTTATAATATGAAAATGACGCTTCGTGGAGGAGTGCTTTTTGAAGAATTTTTAAAATCAGCTAAATCTGAACTAGCTGTCGAGCATGAAGAGAATGAGAAAATTTTTAATAAAATTTGTGCTGAGCTTGGCATAAAAGTAACTAGTGAAATCATTGAAGACGTTTGCACCGCAAATTTTACGATTCACAGTGGTAAAAGAAGCGCGATAGTGGAGCAAGAGAGTAAATTTTGCGACCTAGTAGTGGCTGCTGTGCCACTTGATGGAAAGATCACTGGAACATTTGAGTCAGCTGTTTTAAAAAGTGGTAAAAATGCGATTGTAATCCCTAGAAAAATGCGTGAGTTTAAAGCCGATAATATCCTTGTAAGCTGGACTGGTACGACGCAAAGCTCAAGGGCATTAACAGGCTCGATAGATCTTTTAAAAAAGGCGAAAAAGGTTCAGTGCATTACCTCAAAAGCAAGTCTTGGCGACAATGCCGAGCTAAATCTTAAAAAGCTTGAAGAGTACTTCAAAATTCATGGCATATCAGCCACATTTGAAGTAATCGCTACCACGATGATACCTGGCGAAGCGCTTTTAAAAGCGGCTATTGATAGAAATGCTGATCTAATCGTTGCTAGCAGATATGGTGAAAATGGTCTTATGGAAATGGTACTTGGTGGCACTTCGAGATTTTTCTTGGAACACACAAATATCCCAGTTTATCTATAA
- a CDS encoding LPS-assembly protein LptD, whose amino-acid sequence MHKILFLVPVCVFSLSAAVQDVQLLADDVKQDKGIVTANKNVVVYSQDYLVTADCAVYDQNNSVIELFGNVNMMKGKSEVSRSNYAKLNLKNNDTAFESLFMMNKDMEVWMRSDESSSDSEYYRVKKAMVSSCNVQDPDWSITSSSAMLNKQSKFLHLFNPVFRIANVPVFYLPYFGFSTDTTRRTGLLPPELGYGKSEGFYYKQPIYFAPYNEWDFELDPQIRTNRGAGIYGAFRFTESPDSRGEISFGMFDDKKSYQDRQRSKISNKAELKNKTHKGIGLKYERDKLIRYLSEADLQEGIWIDATKLNDIDYLNLKGRDDDYDSLVTSKFNYFIANDDHYFGAYAKYYIDTEKIGSKNENKDTLQELPSLQYHKFTDNIVLPNILYSLDLQSHRYDRKIGVRATQYEFTLPASVHVPLLDDSLTFSFYEYLYASRINYENKINSFDDKREDKHTNFVNNYHKFTLHTDLAKAYESFYHTLNFGAEYLLPGYRKGNLDDEFIYDKNLNEYENFLTQEQSKEEISGYLTQYFFNSNGRKIIKHSISQGYYTKEDEYSNLKNAIYLYPFENLSLYNKLEYSHKSKELKKVQSGFSYTNDLFWLNMLHTMKKNDSKIKNSATKDSYFTSGLGVKLPHQYSLIGGWQYDIERSYTKSWRVGVLHQRKCWNYGIIYQQDVEPTTTINGSASTRKNGIYFTINFYPMGGLHYDFSQSSTKSSAN is encoded by the coding sequence ATGCATAAAATTTTATTTTTAGTTCCGGTTTGTGTTTTTAGTTTAAGTGCAGCAGTGCAAGATGTGCAGCTTTTGGCTGATGATGTAAAGCAAGATAAAGGCATCGTTACAGCTAATAAAAACGTTGTTGTATATTCACAAGATTATCTTGTGACAGCTGATTGTGCTGTGTATGATCAAAATAATTCGGTTATCGAGCTATTTGGTAACGTCAATATGATGAAGGGCAAGAGTGAAGTCTCTCGCTCAAACTATGCAAAGCTAAATTTAAAAAATAATGACACTGCTTTTGAATCACTTTTTATGATGAATAAAGACATGGAAGTATGGATGAGAAGCGATGAAAGTAGCTCTGACAGCGAGTACTATAGAGTTAAAAAGGCGATGGTTTCAAGCTGTAATGTCCAAGATCCTGACTGGAGCATCACCTCAAGCTCAGCTATGCTAAATAAACAAAGCAAATTTTTACACCTTTTTAACCCAGTCTTTCGTATAGCTAATGTGCCAGTTTTTTATTTGCCATATTTTGGTTTTTCAACAGATACCACAAGAAGAACAGGCCTTTTACCGCCTGAGCTTGGATACGGAAAATCTGAAGGTTTTTATTACAAGCAGCCGATTTATTTTGCACCTTATAATGAGTGGGACTTCGAGCTTGATCCGCAGATAAGAACAAACAGAGGTGCTGGAATTTATGGTGCGTTTAGATTTACTGAGTCGCCTGATTCAAGGGGCGAAATCAGCTTTGGTATGTTTGACGATAAAAAAAGCTATCAAGATAGACAAAGAAGTAAGATTTCAAATAAGGCTGAACTAAAAAATAAAACACATAAAGGCATTGGACTAAAATACGAAAGAGATAAGCTTATAAGATACCTTAGTGAAGCGGATTTACAAGAGGGAATTTGGATAGACGCAACGAAGCTAAATGATATAGATTATTTAAATTTAAAGGGCAGGGATGATGATTATGATTCGCTTGTAACTTCTAAATTTAACTACTTCATCGCAAATGACGATCATTATTTTGGTGCTTATGCAAAATACTACATAGACACTGAAAAGATTGGCTCAAAAAATGAGAACAAAGACACGCTTCAAGAGCTTCCATCGCTTCAGTATCATAAATTTACAGATAATATTGTCTTGCCAAATATCTTATATTCACTCGATCTTCAGTCACATAGATATGATAGAAAAATAGGAGTTAGAGCGACTCAGTATGAATTTACGCTTCCAGCTTCAGTGCATGTGCCACTGCTTGATGATAGCTTAACGTTTTCATTTTACGAGTATCTATACGCTTCAAGAATAAATTACGAGAATAAGATAAATTCATTTGATGATAAAAGAGAAGATAAACATACAAATTTTGTAAATAATTACCACAAATTTACCCTTCACACTGACCTTGCAAAAGCGTATGAAAGCTTTTATCACACTCTAAATTTTGGGGCCGAATACCTACTGCCAGGCTATAGAAAAGGAAATTTGGATGATGAGTTTATCTATGATAAAAATCTAAATGAATATGAAAATTTCTTGACTCAAGAGCAGAGTAAGGAAGAAATTTCTGGTTATCTGACTCAGTATTTCTTTAACTCTAATGGTAGAAAGATTATAAAACATAGTATTTCTCAAGGATATTACACAAAAGAAGATGAATATTCGAATTTAAAAAATGCTATCTATCTATATCCATTTGAAAATTTAAGCCTTTATAATAAGCTTGAATATTCACACAAGAGCAAAGAGCTTAAAAAGGTACAAAGCGGATTTTCATACACAAATGATCTATTTTGGCTAAATATGCTTCACACCATGAAGAAAAATGATAGCAAAATAAAAAATAGTGCGACAAAAGATAGCTATTTTACAAGTGGTCTTGGAGTAAAATTACCTCATCAATACAGCCTTATTGGCGGCTGGCAATATGATATTGAGCGAAGCTACACAAAAAGCTGGAGAGTTGGTGTGCTTCATCAAAGAAAATGCTGGAATTACGGGATAATTTATCAACAAGATGTCGAGCCAACAACAACAATAAACGGCTCAGCATCAACTAGAAAAAATGGTATCTATTTCACGATAAATTTCTATCCAATGGGCGGTTTGCACTATGACTTTTCACAAAGTAGTACAAAATCGAGTGCCAACTAA
- a CDS encoding RDD family protein, with protein MSMQIVEKLEKEEISLAPFSKRVLAYSIDECIVSFLFLIIYWDAFLSVMSYDEARNLTLNFFWQIVALKIIYHAFFVWYYGASLGQMLTKTMCINVEILDRPNFISSLVRAIFRLVSEACFYLGFAWAFANPARQTWQDKIAKTVVINA; from the coding sequence ATGAGTATGCAGATAGTTGAAAAACTTGAAAAAGAAGAAATTTCGCTAGCGCCATTTTCAAAAAGAGTGCTAGCTTACTCAATTGATGAATGTATTGTTTCTTTTTTGTTTTTGATCATTTACTGGGATGCCTTTTTATCGGTTATGAGCTATGATGAAGCTAGAAATTTGACTTTAAATTTCTTTTGGCAAATAGTCGCACTAAAGATTATTTATCATGCATTTTTTGTTTGGTATTATGGCGCGAGTCTTGGGCAAATGCTAACAAAGACGATGTGCATTAATGTAGAAATTTTAGATAGACCAAATTTTATTTCAAGCCTAGTAAGAGCGATTTTTAGGTTGGTTAGTGAAGCTTGTTTTTATCTTGGTTTTGCATGGGCATTTGCAAATCCAGCTAGGCAGACTTGGCAAGACAAAATAGCAAAAACAGTGGTGATAAATGCATAA
- a CDS encoding polyribonucleotide nucleotidyltransferase has product MQYSIEVNNQVEIFDLNKLAKQASGAVLLRVKNTVVLATVAREDTQVEEDFLPLTVQYIEKAYAAGKIPGGYVKRETKPGDFETLTARIIDRSLRPLFPKGYAYPTQIVVMVLSADPEVDLQVVSLNAASVALYLSDIPVNRPVCGVRVGYIDEKFVINPSNSELKQSAIDLYVAGTKDELLMIEMRSLPQQITQLIPMVAIEPMIDPSLSDSMAQKQLMNEFSEDMMVEAIDFAGKAILRASSAYEEAFKEHKKEDAALELKPEIENENIAIYIDKFYKAEVKNAINQMAKSERASELSKIAKQISSDEVAQKEGWDESVITNVLGKYKKKIVREQIINEGVRADGRGLEEVRPISIETNVLPNAHGSCLFTRGQTQALVVTTLGTDSDAQMYDILTEKVPFVEKFMFNYNFPGFSVGEASPLKAPGRRELGHGNLAKRALAPSIDLASPYTIRVVSEILESNGSSSMASVCGGSLALRAAGVNTLKLVAGVAMGLIFEGDKHAVLTDIMGLEDHDGDMDFKVAGTSDGITALQMDIKLGGISLEVLKEALYQAKRGREHILSLMAEADKNIEINEDVLPKLELFSVDPSKIVDIIGQAGKTIKEIIEKFEVSIDLDREKGEVKIAGGAKKNVDAAKDYIISITSKDNGRSFGKKPFKHDKERSKPNFNIGDEFLGTVKSVVDFGVFIELKDGIDGLLHISKIKTPLNVGDQVKVCVSEQKGNKISLSLVE; this is encoded by the coding sequence ATGCAATATAGTATAGAAGTCAATAATCAGGTTGAAATTTTTGACCTTAATAAATTAGCAAAACAAGCTAGCGGAGCAGTGCTTTTAAGGGTGAAAAATACCGTCGTTTTAGCAACTGTTGCAAGAGAGGACACACAAGTTGAGGAGGATTTTTTACCTCTAACGGTGCAGTACATCGAAAAAGCTTACGCTGCTGGTAAAATTCCTGGCGGTTATGTTAAGCGCGAGACAAAGCCAGGCGACTTTGAAACGCTAACAGCTCGCATCATCGATAGATCTCTTAGGCCACTCTTTCCAAAAGGTTACGCATATCCAACTCAAATCGTTGTAATGGTACTTTCAGCCGATCCTGAGGTTGATTTGCAGGTTGTAAGTCTAAATGCAGCCTCAGTTGCTCTTTATCTTAGTGACATCCCAGTAAATCGCCCAGTTTGTGGCGTGAGAGTTGGCTACATAGATGAAAAATTTGTGATCAACCCAAGCAACTCTGAACTAAAACAAAGTGCGATAGATCTATACGTGGCTGGCACAAAAGACGAGCTTTTGATGATCGAGATGAGAAGCTTGCCTCAACAAATTACACAGCTCATTCCGATGGTTGCGATTGAGCCGATGATAGATCCGAGCCTAAGTGATAGCATGGCTCAAAAACAGCTAATGAATGAATTTAGCGAAGATATGATGGTTGAAGCGATTGATTTTGCTGGTAAGGCGATACTAAGAGCTAGCAGTGCTTACGAAGAAGCTTTCAAAGAGCATAAGAAAGAGGACGCTGCGCTTGAGCTAAAACCTGAGATAGAAAATGAAAATATCGCTATTTATATCGATAAATTTTATAAAGCCGAAGTCAAAAACGCGATCAATCAAATGGCAAAAAGCGAGCGCGCTAGCGAACTTAGCAAGATCGCAAAACAAATTTCAAGTGATGAGGTCGCTCAAAAAGAGGGCTGGGACGAGTCTGTCATCACAAATGTCCTTGGCAAATATAAAAAGAAAATCGTTAGAGAGCAGATCATAAACGAGGGTGTTAGAGCTGATGGACGTGGTCTTGAAGAGGTTAGGCCTATTAGTATCGAAACAAATGTGCTTCCAAATGCACATGGCTCATGCCTCTTTACAAGAGGACAGACACAAGCCCTAGTTGTCACTACTCTTGGCACTGACAGTGACGCTCAAATGTATGACATCCTCACTGAAAAAGTACCTTTTGTAGAAAAATTTATGTTTAACTACAATTTCCCAGGCTTTAGCGTAGGTGAGGCAAGCCCACTAAAAGCTCCTGGTAGACGTGAGCTTGGACATGGAAATTTAGCCAAACGTGCCCTTGCTCCAAGTATCGATCTAGCTTCTCCATATACGATAAGAGTCGTTTCAGAAATTTTAGAAAGCAATGGCTCAAGCTCGATGGCTAGCGTTTGTGGTGGCTCGCTCGCACTTAGAGCAGCTGGCGTAAATACTTTAAAACTTGTCGCAGGTGTTGCTATGGGTCTTATATTTGAAGGCGATAAACACGCAGTGCTAACAGATATCATGGGGCTTGAAGATCACGATGGCGATATGGACTTTAAAGTAGCGGGCACAAGCGATGGCATCACAGCGCTTCAGATGGATATTAAACTTGGTGGCATTAGCTTAGAAGTGCTAAAAGAGGCACTTTATCAAGCAAAACGTGGTAGAGAGCATATCTTATCTTTGATGGCAGAAGCGGATAAAAATATAGAAATAAATGAAGATGTGCTTCCAAAACTTGAATTATTTAGTGTCGATCCAAGCAAAATCGTAGACATAATCGGACAAGCTGGCAAGACTATAAAAGAGATCATTGAGAAATTTGAAGTCTCAATCGATCTTGATAGAGAAAAAGGCGAGGTGAAAATCGCTGGTGGAGCAAAGAAAAATGTCGATGCCGCAAAAGACTACATCATCTCTATCACTTCAAAAGACAATGGACGTTCATTTGGCAAAAAGCCGTTTAAACACGACAAAGAGCGTTCAAAACCAAATTTTAATATCGGTGATGAGTTTTTAGGAACCGTAAAGAGTGTGGTTGATTTTGGTGTATTTATCGAGCTAAAAGATGGCATTGATGGCTTGCTTCATATCTCAAAGATAAAAACTCCATTAAATGTAGGTGATCAGGTCAAAGTATGTGTGAGTGAGCAAAAAGGAAATAAAATTTCGCTCTCTTTAGTTGAATAA
- a CDS encoding DUF6882 domain-containing protein: MFLDKLGVDKSNWSELFSACVGKATLLQKRAFKLLVEGSNWQVDFDSGKIYFDGREFDMQFIGSESFSSNTWLWGYENINGFDERLLELANKARAFGEKFGLSAFSTPRFELDENFNGYTISMVLCTAFDEQNYYRIEYEGGAAYVAFRSDVVFEEPVLANELLSIVNECLSTYELDHKIFIKGLLLSCDMKFSESPNEIASDKYELSFKFDELNRLINISSKL, translated from the coding sequence ATGTTTTTAGATAAGCTTGGCGTAGATAAAAGTAACTGGAGCGAGCTTTTTAGCGCATGTGTTGGCAAAGCGACATTACTTCAAAAACGTGCATTTAAGCTACTTGTTGAAGGTAGCAACTGGCAGGTTGATTTTGATAGTGGCAAAATTTACTTTGATGGGCGTGAGTTTGACATGCAGTTTATTGGCTCTGAAAGCTTCTCGTCAAATACGTGGCTTTGGGGTTATGAAAATATAAATGGCTTTGATGAGCGGCTACTTGAGCTTGCAAATAAAGCACGTGCGTTTGGCGAGAAATTTGGACTTAGCGCGTTTAGTACGCCACGATTTGAGCTAGATGAAAATTTTAATGGTTATACGATTAGTATGGTTCTTTGCACCGCTTTTGATGAGCAAAATTATTATAGGATAGAGTACGAGGGCGGAGCGGCGTATGTGGCTTTTAGATCAGATGTGGTCTTTGAGGAGCCAGTGCTAGCAAATGAGCTTTTGAGCATAGTAAATGAGTGTTTAAGCACTTACGAGCTAGATCACAAAATCTTTATAAAAGGACTTTTACTAAGCTGTGATATGAAATTTAGCGAAAGTCCTAATGAAATTGCATCGGATAAATACGAGCTTAGCTTTAAATTTGACGAGCTAAATAGGCTCATAAATATTTCAAGTAAGCTTTAA
- a CDS encoding phosphoribosyltransferase family protein — MITAKFKDRLEAASKLIEILPKKELVDKKTIVVCMSLESVILADAVCRSLNLSYEMLFSEPIPAPNNSECDVAIVSETEDIVLNDKLIKAFNISYDYIYGEAHRKYEEKILKNVYKYRKGNLIGELKDKNILLIDEGCETGMTALICIKTLLDVKVKSISYATPVIATDVFANLNDMVDEIYTINKIVDFIDVDSYYEKKIEATSERIMSILEESPYYLPLQKQQGDKNNAI, encoded by the coding sequence ATGATAACGGCTAAATTTAAGGATCGATTAGAAGCAGCTAGCAAGCTAATTGAAATTTTGCCAAAAAAAGAGCTTGTAGATAAAAAGACGATAGTTGTTTGTATGTCGCTTGAGTCAGTTATACTCGCAGATGCAGTTTGTAGAAGTTTAAATTTAAGCTACGAGATGCTCTTTAGCGAGCCAATACCTGCCCCAAATAATAGCGAATGCGACGTTGCAATAGTTAGCGAGACAGAAGATATAGTATTAAATGATAAGCTTATAAAAGCCTTTAATATAAGCTATGACTATATTTACGGCGAAGCGCATAGAAAATATGAAGAAAAAATTTTAAAAAACGTTTATAAATACCGAAAAGGAAATTTGATAGGAGAGCTAAAAGATAAAAATATTTTACTAATCGATGAGGGGTGCGAGACTGGTATGACGGCACTCATTTGCATAAAGACGTTGCTTGATGTGAAGGTAAAATCCATCTCATACGCAACGCCAGTGATTGCTACTGATGTCTTTGCAAATTTAAATGATATGGTTGATGAAATTTACACGATAAACAAGATCGTTGATTTTATCGATGTGGATTCGTATTACGAGAAAAAGATCGAAGCTACGAGTGAGCGTATCATGTCGATATTAGAAGAGAGCCCTTATTATTTGCCGTTACAAAAACAACAAGGAGATAAAAATAATGCAATATAG